A stretch of DNA from Variovorax paradoxus:
TCTCGCGATCGCACTGGTGCTCGTGTACGTCGGCGCCGTGATGGTGCTGTTCCTGTTCGTCGTGATGATGCTGGACATCGACGTCGATGGCCTGCGAGAGGGCTTCTGGAAGCACTTCCCGCTGGCCGCAGGCGTCGGCGCGCTCATTGCGCTCGAAATGGCCGCCGTGCTCATGGGCGGCTTCCGCCTGGGCGAAGGCCCGCGCGCCATGGCGACGACCTCGCCCAACAGCTCGAACACGCTCGAGCTGGGCAAGCTGCTGTATTCCGAATACCTGTATCCGCTGGAAATCGCCGCGGTCATCCTGCTGGTGGCCATCATTGCCGCCATTGCACTGACGCTGCGCACCCGCAAGGACAGCAAGTACGTCAACCCGTCCGACCAGGTGCGCGTGAAGGCGCGCGACCGCGTGCGCATCGTGCAGATGCCCGTCACGCGTGCGGCCGAGCCGGTGGTTGAGGCCCCGGCAGCGGATGCTGCAAAGGAAAACAAGGCATGACGATCACGCTCGGACACTTTCTCTCGCTCGGCGCGATGCTCTTCGCGCTGTCGGTGATCGGCATCTTCCTGAACCGCAAGAACCTGATCGTGCTGCTCATGGCCATCGAGCTGATGCTGCTCGCGGTCAACATGAACTTCGTGGCCTTCTCGCACTACCTGGGCGACATGCACGGCCAGATCTTCGTGTTCTTCATCCTGACGGTGGCGGCGGCCGAATCGGCCATCGGCCTCGCGTTGCTGGTCCTGTTGTTCCGCAACAAGTCGAGCATCAACGTCGACGAACTCAACTCGCTCAAGGGTTGACAGCAGTATGAGCGCAACCCTTTCCGCATCCACCTTGTTGGCCGTGCCGCTGGCACCCCTGGTCGGCGCCGCACTTGCCGGTCTGTTCGGCACGAAGTTCGGCGGCAACCACATCGGCCGCAAGGTCACGCATTCGCTGACCATCCTGGGCGTGTTCGTCGCCTTCGTGATCTCGGCGCTGACGCTGAAGTCGGTCATCGTCGACGGTGCCCGCTTCAACCAGACGCTCTACGAGTGGATGATCGTCGGCGGCCTGAAGATGGAAGTCGGCTTCCTGGTCGACGGCCTCACGGCCATGATGATGTGCGTCGTGACCTTCGTGTCGCTGATGGTCCACATCTACACCATCGGCTACATGGAAGAAGACGACGGCTACAACCGTTTCTTCTCGTACATCTCGCTCTTTACCTTCTCGATGCTGATGCTCGTCATGAGCAACAACATGCTCCAGCTGTTCTTCGGCTGGGAAGCGGTGGGCCTGGTGTCGTACCTGCTGATCGGCTTCTGGTTCAACAAGCCCACGGCCATCTTCGCGAACATGAAGGCCTTCCTGGTCAACCGCGTGGGCGACTTCGGCTTCATCCTGGGCATCGGCCTGATCGCCGCCTATGCAGGCACGCTGAACTACACCGAAGCCTTCGCCAAGGCCAACATGCTGGCCGGCATCACCTTCCCGGGCACCGAGTGGATGCTCATCACGGTGATCTGCATCTGCCTGTTCATCGGCGCGATGGGCAAGAGCGCCCAGTTCCCGCTGCACGTGTGGCTGCCCGACTCGATGGAAGGCCCGACCCCCATCTCGGCGCTGATCCACGCGGCGACCATGGTGACGGCCGGCATCTTCATGGTGGCGCGCATGTCGCCGCTGTTCGAGCTGAGCGACACGGCCCTGAGCTTCATCCTCGTGATCGGTGCCATCACCGCGCTGTTCATGGGCTTCCTGGGCATCATCCAGAACGACATCAAGCGCGTGGTCGCGTACTCGACGCTCTCGCAGCTCGGCTACATGACCGTGGCGCTCGGTGCCTCGGCCTACTCGGTCGCGGTGTTCCACCTGATGACGCACGCGTTCTTCAAGGCGCTGCTGTTCCTCGGCGCGGGCTCGGTGATCATCGGCATGCACCACAACCAGGACATCCGCTGGATGGGCGGCGTGCGCAAGTACATGCCCATCACCTGGATCACCTCGCTGCTGGGTTCGCTCGCACTCATCGGCACGCCGCTGTTCTCGGGCTTCTACTCGAAGGACAGCATCATCGAGGCCGTGCACGAAAGTCACCTGTGGGGCGCGCAGTTCGCCTACTACGCGGTGCTGGCCGGCGTGTTCGTGACGGCGTTCTACTCGTTCCGCATGTACTTCCTGGTCTTCCACGGCAAGGAACGCTACGACCAGAACCCCGATGCACACCACGACGACCACGCGCACGATGCGCATGGCGATCACGGCCACGACGATCACGGCCATGGCCATGACGCCCACAAGCCGCACGAATCGCCGATGGTGGTCTGGCTGCCGCTGGTGCTGCTGGCGATCCCCTCGGTGGTGATCGGCTTCATGACCATCGATCCGATGCTGTTCGGCAGCTTCTTCAAGGACGCGATCTTTGTCGATGGTGCCAAGCACCACGCGATGGGCGAACTGAAGGAAGCCTTCCACGGCCCGGTCGCCATGGCGATCCACGGCCTGCAGACCGCACCGTTCTGGCTGGCGCTGGCCGGCGTGGCGCTCTCGTACTACATGTACATGATGAACCCGGCGCTGCCGGCCGCCATCAAGCGGACGTTCGGCCCGGTCTATCGTCTGCTCGAGAACAAGTACTACATGGACTGGTTCAACGAGAACGTCATTGCCCGCGGTACCCGCATGCTCGGTACCGGCCTGTGGAAGGGCGGTGACCAGGGCCTGATCGACGGCACGATCGTCAACGGGTCCTGGAAGGTGGTGGGGCGCGTCGCAGGTGTCATTCGCTGGCTGCAGACGGGCTTCATCTACCACTACGCCTTTGCGATGCTGCTCGGCATCTTCATCCTGATGACGTACTTCGTCTGGTTCAAACGTTGAGCCCGAACGCTGGAGAAAAAGAAAAATGGGTTTGTTGAGCCTTGCCATCTGGGTGCCGATCGCATTCGGCGCCGCGCTGCTGGCGTTTGGCCGCGACGAGCACGCCAAGGGCGTGCGCTGGGTCGCGCTCGTCGGTGCCATCGTGAGCTTCCTGGTCACGGTGCCGCTGTTCATGCGCTTCCAGAACGGAACCGCCGCGATGCAGTTCGTCGAGAAGACGAGCTGGATCTCGCGCTTCAACGTCAACTACCACCTGGGCATCGACGGCATGTCGCTGTGGCTGGTGCTGCTGACCTCGTTCATCACGGTCGTGGTCGTGATCTCGGCCTGGGAAGTGATCACCGAGCGCGTGAACCAGTACATGGGCGCGTTCCTGATCCTGTCGGGTTTCATGATCGGCGTGTTCTCGGCGCTCGACGGCATCCTGTTCTACGTGTTCTTCGAAGCCACGCTGATCCCGATGTACCTGATCATCGGCATCTGGGGCGGCCCGAACAAGATCTACGCGGCGTTCAAGTTCTTCCTGTACACGCTGCTCGGCTCGCTGCTGATGCTGGTCGCGCTGATCTTCCTGTACAACAAGTCGGGCGGCAGCTTCGACATCCTGAGCTGGCACAAGCTGCCGCTGGGCTCGACCGCGCAGACCTTCCTGTTCTTCGCCTTCTTCGCGGCCTTCGCCGTCAAGGTGCCGATGTGGCCGGTCCACACCTGGCTGCCCGACGTGCACGTCGAGGCCCCCACGGGCGGTTCGGCCGTGCTGGCCGCGGTCATGCTGAAGCTCGGTGCCTACGGTTTCCTGCGCTTCTCGATGCCCATCGCGCCTGACGCTTCGCACGAATGGGCGTGGCTGATGATCGCGCTGTCGCTCATCGCCGTGATCTACGTGGGCCTCGTGGCGCTGGTGCAGCAGGACATGAAGAAGCTGGTGGCGTACTCGTCGGTCGCCCACATGGGCTTCGTGACGCTGGGCTTCTTCATCTTCAACGAGCTCGGCGTGTCCGGCGGCATCGTGCAGATGATTGCCCATGGCTTCGTGTCGGGTGCCATGTTCCTGGGCATCGGCGTGCTGTACGACCGCGTGCACTCGCGCCAGATCGCCGACTACGGCGGCGTGGTCAACACCATGCCCAAGTTCGCCGCGTTCGCGCTGCTGTTCGCCATGGCCAACTGCGGCCTGCCGGGCACCGCCGGTTTCGTGGGCGAATGGATGGTGATCCTGGGTGCCGTGAAGGCCAACTTCTGGATCGGCCTGGGCGCTGCCACCGCACTGATCTTCGGCGCCGCCTACACCCTGTGGATGTACAAGCGCGTGTACCTGGGCCCGGTCGCCAACGACCACGTCAAGGAACTGAAGGACATCAACGCCCGCGAGTTCCTGATGCTGTCGCTGCTGGCGATCGCGGTGCTCTGGATGGGCCTGTACCCGAAGCCTTTCACCGACGCGATGGATGCCTCCGTCGTCGAGCTTCTGCGCCATGTGGCGATTTCGAAGCTGCCCGTCTGATGCCACGCTGAAGAAGAGAACGAGATGATTGACAAACTCAGCTGGGTGACGATCTACCCCGAAATCGTGTTGCTGGTCATGGCCTGCATCATTGCGCTGGTCGACCTGTCGGACACGAGCCCGCGCCGCACCCGCACCTACATCCTGACGCTGCTCACGCTGGCGGCCGTGGCCGTGCTCACGGGCCTGGCCGCTGTCGGCGGCAAGACCTCCTACGGCTTCGGCGGCATGGTGGTGAGCGACTCCATGGGCAACTGGCTCAAGTGCTTCGCCTCGCTCGCCCTGATGGTGACGCTGGTCTACGGCCGTCCCTACGCGGCCGATCGCGAGATGCTGCGCGGCGGCGAGTTGTTCACGATCAGCATGCTGGCGCTGCTGGGCATGTTCGTGATGATCGGCGGCAGCAACTTCCTGCTGATCTACCTCGGCCTCGAGCTGCTCACGCTGTCGAGCTACGCGCTCGTGGCCCTGCGCCGCGACAACGCGGTGGCCAGCGAAGCCGCCATGAAGTACTTCGTGCTCGGCGCCATGGCCAGCGGCTTCCTGCTGTACGGCCTGTCGATGATGTACGGCGCGACCGGCTCGCTCGACCTGAACGAAGTCTTCAAGGCGATCTCGACCGGCAAGGTGAACCACCAGGTGCTGGTGTTCGGCCTGGTCTTCATCGTGGCGGGCCTGGCCTTCAAGGTCGGCGCTGCACCGTTCCACATGTGGGTGCCCGACGTCTACCAGGGCGCCCCGACGGCCGTCACGCTGCTGATCGGTGCCGCGCCCGAGCTGGCTGCCTTCGGCATCATCATCCGCCTCTTGGTCGACGGCCTGCAGCCGCTGGCCATCGACTGGCAGCAGATGCTGGCCGTGCTGGCGATCGCCTCGCTGGTGGTCGGCAACCTGGCCGCCATTGCGCAGAGCAACCTCAAGCGCATGCTGGCCTACTCGACCATTGCGCAGATGGGCTTCATGCTGCTGGGCCTGGTGGCGGGTTCCGACCAGCAGGGCACGCAGAACGCGCAGGCCGCCTACAGCGCCTCGATGTTCTACGTCATCACCTACGTGCTGACCACGCTGGCGAGCTTCGGCATCATCCTGCTGCTGGCGCGCGAAGGCTTCGAAAGCGAAGAGATCACCGACCTGGCCGGCCTGAACCAGCGCAGCCCGCTGTACGCCGGCGTGATGGCCATCGCGATGTTCTCGCTGGCCGGTCTGCCGCCGCTGGTCGGCTTCTACGCGAAGCTGGCCGTGCTGCAGGCGCTGATCGCCTCGGGTGCCGCCATCTACATCGGCCTTGCGGTGTTCGCCGTGATCATGTCGCTGATCGGCGCCTTCTACTACCTGCGCGTGGTCAAGGTCATGTACTTCGACGCGCCTGTCACGGCGACCACCGTGTCGGCCTCGTTCGACGTGCGCACCGTGCTCACGATCAACGGCGCGCTGATCCTGATTCTTGGCGTGCTGCCCGGCGGTCTGATGACGCTGTGCTACGACGCCATCGCGGCCACGCTGGCCCACTGACGCGGCCCGCAACACGGTGTCGCAAACCGCATCGGTCTGGGTGGTGCTGCTGGTGGCCCTGGCGGCCGCCAACCTGCCGTTCTTGAATGAGCGCCTGTTCGGGGCGGTGCCGCTGTCGGCCAAGCACAAGTCACTCGCCATCCGCTTCGGCGAACTGGTGGTGCTGTACTTCATTGCCGGTGGCATCGGCCTCCTGTTCGAGCGCAGGGCAGGGCAGATCGCGCCCCAGGGCTGGGAGTTCTACGCGGTGACGGCTTCGCTGTTCGTCGTGCTGGCCTTCCCGGGGTTCACCTGGCGCTACCTGATGAAGCACAGGCACTGACCGATATGACCATCGCCGATTCGCATTTGAAAGAAGCGCTCGTCAGCAGCGAAGAGCTCTTCAAGGGCAAGTTCCTGCACGCCAAGCGCGACACCATCCGCCTGCCCGACGGCCACAACGCCACGCGCGAGTACGTGGTGCATCCGGGTGCGGTGGTGGTGATTCCGCTGCTTGACGACGGCCGCGTGGTGCTGGAGCGCCAGTTCCGTTACCCGGTAGACCGGGTGATCGTCGAGTTTCCCGCAGGCAAGCTCGATGCTGGCGAAGATCCGCTGCTGTGCGGCCAGCGCGAACTGCTCGAAGAGACCGGCTACACCGCGCGCGAATGGGCGCATGCCGGCGCCACGCACCTGGCAGTGGCGTACTCGACCGAGATCATCCACATCTACTTTGCACGCGGCCTCTCGTTGGGCGAGCGCAAGCTCGACCATGGCGAGTTTCTCGACGTGTTCACTGCCACGCCGCAGGAGCTCATCGGCTGGTGCCGAGACGGCACCGTGACCGACGCAAAGACGCTCACTTGCGCCCTGTGGCTGCAGAACGTCCTCTCGGGCGCATGGGCACTGGATTGGCAGGCCGCAGCCTCGCAAGGCGGCGCGGGATAATCCGCGCATGAAGGTTCTCGATCTCCGCTGCACGCACGGCCACGGCTTCGAGGGCTGGTTCGCGTCCAACGAGGCGTTCGACAGCCAGCTCGCCAGCGGCTTGGTCGAGTGCCCGGTCTGCGGCGACACCGCCATCGTCAAGCTGCTGAGCGCACCGCGCCTGAACCTGAGCAACGCCAAGGCGCCGAAGGAAGAAGGGCGCGATGCGGCCCACACGCCGTCGGCGCCCGCATCGCCTTCTGCCCAAGTGCCTGCAACTTCGACTTCATCACCTGAAGCCCGCTGGATGCGCGCCGTGCGCGAAGTGCTGGCCAAGACCGAAGACGTCGGCGACCGCTTCGCCGACGAGGCACGCAAGATGCACTACGGCGAAACCGCCGAACGCGGCATCCGCGGCCAGGCCACGCCGGAGCAGACCGAGGCGCTGCTCGACGAAGGCATTCCGGTGATGGCGCTGCCGATACCGGCGGCGCTCAAAGAAACCCTGCAGTAACCGACCGTCCCGATCGGGTCAGGCCGTGAACTGCAGTGCGGCCAGCCGCGCGTACACGCCGCCTTGCGCCACCAGCGCCGCGTGCGTTCCCTGTTCGACGATGCCGCCGTGGTCCAGCACGATGATGCGGTCGGCCTTCTGCACGGTCGCCAGGCGGTGGGCGATCACGAGCGTGGTGCGGTTTTCCATCGCTGACTCCAGCGCGGCCTGCACCATGCGTTCGCTCTCGGCATCGAGCGCGCTGGTGGCTTCGTCGAGCAGCAGCAGCGGCGGGTTCTTCAGGATGGCCCGCGCGATGGCGATGCGCTGGCGCTGGCCGCCCGACAGCCGCACGCCGCGTTCACCCAGGAAGGTGTCGTAGCCCTCGGGCAGCGCCTGCAGGAAGTCGTGCGCGAAGGCAGCGCGCGCCGCCGCGTGCACTTCATCGGCGCTGGCCTCGGGCCGGCCGTAGCGGATGTTCTCGAAGGCGCTGGCCGAGAAGATCACCGCGTCCTGTGGCACGAGGCCGATGCGGGTGCGCAGGTCGTGCAGCGCGAGCGCATCGAGCGATGCGCCGTCGAGCACGATGCGGCCCGACTGCGGGTCGTAGTAGCGCAGCAGCAGCTGGAACACCGTGCTCTTGCCTGCGCCGCTCGAGCCCACCAGCGCCACGGTTTCGCCGGGCGCGATGTCCAGGCTGAAATCGCGCAACGCCGGCGTGCCCGGCCGCGAGGGGTAATGAAAGGTGATCGCGTCGAAGCGGATGGCGCTGCCTGCGGCGGGAACCGGCGCGACCGCCGGCCGTGCGGGTGAGGCGATGGCCGTGGGCGCATGCAGCAGTTCCATCAGGCGCTCGGTGGCGCCGGCGGCGCGCAGCAGGTCGCCGTACACCTCGCCGAGCACTGCTGTCGCACTTGCGAGGATCGCCACGTAGACCACGGTCTGGCCCAGGTGGCCGGCCGTGATGTCGCCGCGCAGCACGGCCTGCGTGCCTTCGTACAGGCCCCAGAGCAGGGCGGCCGAGGTGGCGATGATGATGAAGGCCACGAGCACCGAGCGCGCGCGCGTGCGGCGCACGGCGGTCTGGAAGGCGTTCTCGGTCGAGCCGTTGAAGCGGTCGGCCTCGCGGCCTTCGGCCGTGTAGCTTTGCACCACCGGAATCGCGTTCAGCACCTCGGCCGCGATGGCGCTCGAGTCGGCCACGCGGTCCTGGCTGGCGCGCGACAGCTTGCGCACACGGCGGCCGAACCACATGCTCGGCAGCACCACCAGCACGAGGATGCCCAGCACCTGCACCATCACATAAGGGTTGGTCCAGACCAGCACCGCCAGCGCGCCCACGCCCATGACGGCGTTGCGCAAGCCCATGCTCAGCGACGAGCCGACGACCGTCTGCACGAGCGTGGTGTCGGCCGTGAGGCGCGACAGCACCTCGCCGGTCTGCGTGGTCTCGAAGAAGGCCGGGCTCTGCTGCAGCACATGGCCGTAGACCGCGTTGCGCAGGTCGGCCGTGACGCGCTCGCCGAGCCAGCTCACCGTATAGAAGCGCGCGGCCGAAAACAGACCCAGCGCCACGGCCACCGCGAAGAGGGCGCCGAAGTGCTCGCGCAGCGCCATGGTCTGCGCGCCCTTGTCGGCGCTGACCAAGCCGCCGTCAATCAGACTGCGCAAGGCGATAGGGAACGCCAGCGTCGTGACGGCCGCCATCACCAGGAAGACCCCCGCCAGGACGATCTGCACGCGGTAGGGGCGAAGGAAGGGGCGCAACCCCGACAGCGAGCGGGGCGAACCCTTGGCTGCGGAGGACGACGGAGGGGAAGAAGCCATGGGCGCGGATTCTACCGAGCCCTTGCCTTCACAAAGGTCGCCTTGACAGTAATTGCCATGGCAGCTAATATTTTCCGCATGAGCGATGCCCCCATTTCCCCGGTTCCTCCGACCACCGACGAGGCCGTGCGCGCGCCCGTCGATTTCTATCGCGCCGAGGACTACCGCGCCGAAGAGAGCATCGGCTACCTCATGCGCCGCATCGTCACGTCCGTGGGCCAGACGGTCGGC
This window harbors:
- a CDS encoding NADH-quinone oxidoreductase subunit J; protein product: MDVKTGLFYLFAAVLLFAAFRVITSRNPVYAALYLVLAFFQASAIWLLLRAEFLAIALVLVYVGAVMVLFLFVVMMLDIDVDGLREGFWKHFPLAAGVGALIALEMAAVLMGGFRLGEGPRAMATTSPNSSNTLELGKLLYSEYLYPLEIAAVILLVAIIAAIALTLRTRKDSKYVNPSDQVRVKARDRVRIVQMPVTRAAEPVVEAPAADAAKENKA
- the nuoK gene encoding NADH-quinone oxidoreductase subunit NuoK, yielding MTITLGHFLSLGAMLFALSVIGIFLNRKNLIVLLMAIELMLLAVNMNFVAFSHYLGDMHGQIFVFFILTVAAAESAIGLALLVLLFRNKSSINVDELNSLKG
- the nuoL gene encoding NADH-quinone oxidoreductase subunit L, producing MSATLSASTLLAVPLAPLVGAALAGLFGTKFGGNHIGRKVTHSLTILGVFVAFVISALTLKSVIVDGARFNQTLYEWMIVGGLKMEVGFLVDGLTAMMMCVVTFVSLMVHIYTIGYMEEDDGYNRFFSYISLFTFSMLMLVMSNNMLQLFFGWEAVGLVSYLLIGFWFNKPTAIFANMKAFLVNRVGDFGFILGIGLIAAYAGTLNYTEAFAKANMLAGITFPGTEWMLITVICICLFIGAMGKSAQFPLHVWLPDSMEGPTPISALIHAATMVTAGIFMVARMSPLFELSDTALSFILVIGAITALFMGFLGIIQNDIKRVVAYSTLSQLGYMTVALGASAYSVAVFHLMTHAFFKALLFLGAGSVIIGMHHNQDIRWMGGVRKYMPITWITSLLGSLALIGTPLFSGFYSKDSIIEAVHESHLWGAQFAYYAVLAGVFVTAFYSFRMYFLVFHGKERYDQNPDAHHDDHAHDAHGDHGHDDHGHGHDAHKPHESPMVVWLPLVLLAIPSVVIGFMTIDPMLFGSFFKDAIFVDGAKHHAMGELKEAFHGPVAMAIHGLQTAPFWLALAGVALSYYMYMMNPALPAAIKRTFGPVYRLLENKYYMDWFNENVIARGTRMLGTGLWKGGDQGLIDGTIVNGSWKVVGRVAGVIRWLQTGFIYHYAFAMLLGIFILMTYFVWFKR
- a CDS encoding NADH-quinone oxidoreductase subunit M; this encodes MGLLSLAIWVPIAFGAALLAFGRDEHAKGVRWVALVGAIVSFLVTVPLFMRFQNGTAAMQFVEKTSWISRFNVNYHLGIDGMSLWLVLLTSFITVVVVISAWEVITERVNQYMGAFLILSGFMIGVFSALDGILFYVFFEATLIPMYLIIGIWGGPNKIYAAFKFFLYTLLGSLLMLVALIFLYNKSGGSFDILSWHKLPLGSTAQTFLFFAFFAAFAVKVPMWPVHTWLPDVHVEAPTGGSAVLAAVMLKLGAYGFLRFSMPIAPDASHEWAWLMIALSLIAVIYVGLVALVQQDMKKLVAYSSVAHMGFVTLGFFIFNELGVSGGIVQMIAHGFVSGAMFLGIGVLYDRVHSRQIADYGGVVNTMPKFAAFALLFAMANCGLPGTAGFVGEWMVILGAVKANFWIGLGAATALIFGAAYTLWMYKRVYLGPVANDHVKELKDINAREFLMLSLLAIAVLWMGLYPKPFTDAMDASVVELLRHVAISKLPV
- the nuoN gene encoding NADH-quinone oxidoreductase subunit NuoN; translation: MIDKLSWVTIYPEIVLLVMACIIALVDLSDTSPRRTRTYILTLLTLAAVAVLTGLAAVGGKTSYGFGGMVVSDSMGNWLKCFASLALMVTLVYGRPYAADREMLRGGELFTISMLALLGMFVMIGGSNFLLIYLGLELLTLSSYALVALRRDNAVASEAAMKYFVLGAMASGFLLYGLSMMYGATGSLDLNEVFKAISTGKVNHQVLVFGLVFIVAGLAFKVGAAPFHMWVPDVYQGAPTAVTLLIGAAPELAAFGIIIRLLVDGLQPLAIDWQQMLAVLAIASLVVGNLAAIAQSNLKRMLAYSTIAQMGFMLLGLVAGSDQQGTQNAQAAYSASMFYVITYVLTTLASFGIILLLAREGFESEEITDLAGLNQRSPLYAGVMAIAMFSLAGLPPLVGFYAKLAVLQALIASGAAIYIGLAVFAVIMSLIGAFYYLRVVKVMYFDAPVTATTVSASFDVRTVLTINGALILILGVLPGGLMTLCYDAIAATLAH
- a CDS encoding DUF2818 family protein — protein: MSQTASVWVVLLVALAAANLPFLNERLFGAVPLSAKHKSLAIRFGELVVLYFIAGGIGLLFERRAGQIAPQGWEFYAVTASLFVVLAFPGFTWRYLMKHRH
- a CDS encoding NUDIX domain-containing protein; its protein translation is MTIADSHLKEALVSSEELFKGKFLHAKRDTIRLPDGHNATREYVVHPGAVVVIPLLDDGRVVLERQFRYPVDRVIVEFPAGKLDAGEDPLLCGQRELLEETGYTAREWAHAGATHLAVAYSTEIIHIYFARGLSLGERKLDHGEFLDVFTATPQELIGWCRDGTVTDAKTLTCALWLQNVLSGAWALDWQAAASQGGAG
- a CDS encoding DUF1178 family protein — translated: MKVLDLRCTHGHGFEGWFASNEAFDSQLASGLVECPVCGDTAIVKLLSAPRLNLSNAKAPKEEGRDAAHTPSAPASPSAQVPATSTSSPEARWMRAVREVLAKTEDVGDRFADEARKMHYGETAERGIRGQATPEQTEALLDEGIPVMALPIPAALKETLQ
- a CDS encoding ABC transporter transmembrane domain-containing protein, which translates into the protein MASSPPSSSAAKGSPRSLSGLRPFLRPYRVQIVLAGVFLVMAAVTTLAFPIALRSLIDGGLVSADKGAQTMALREHFGALFAVAVALGLFSAARFYTVSWLGERVTADLRNAVYGHVLQQSPAFFETTQTGEVLSRLTADTTLVQTVVGSSLSMGLRNAVMGVGALAVLVWTNPYVMVQVLGILVLVVLPSMWFGRRVRKLSRASQDRVADSSAIAAEVLNAIPVVQSYTAEGREADRFNGSTENAFQTAVRRTRARSVLVAFIIIATSAALLWGLYEGTQAVLRGDITAGHLGQTVVYVAILASATAVLGEVYGDLLRAAGATERLMELLHAPTAIASPARPAVAPVPAAGSAIRFDAITFHYPSRPGTPALRDFSLDIAPGETVALVGSSGAGKSTVFQLLLRYYDPQSGRIVLDGASLDALALHDLRTRIGLVPQDAVIFSASAFENIRYGRPEASADEVHAAARAAFAHDFLQALPEGYDTFLGERGVRLSGGQRQRIAIARAILKNPPLLLLDEATSALDAESERMVQAALESAMENRTTLVIAHRLATVQKADRIIVLDHGGIVEQGTHAALVAQGGVYARLAALQFTA